In Paenibacillus sp. 1781tsa1, one DNA window encodes the following:
- the sigE gene encoding RNA polymerase sporulation sigma factor SigE yields MLVKWKLVAQLQYYRLLFLLGLKSEEIYYIGGSEALPPPLTREEEEFLLQKLSSGDSAIRAMLIERNLRLVVYIARKFENTGINIEDLVSIGAIGLIKAVNTFDPEKKIKLATYASRCIENEILMYLRRNSKIRTEVSFDEPLNIDWDGNELLLSDVLGTENDTIYRNIEEQVDRKLLHKALEKLTERERMIMELRFGLTDGEEKTQKDVADLLGISQSYISRLEKRIIKRLRKEFNKMV; encoded by the coding sequence ATGCTTGTGAAATGGAAACTGGTGGCGCAGCTGCAATATTACCGTCTGTTATTTTTGTTGGGACTCAAAAGTGAAGAGATCTATTATATTGGGGGAAGTGAGGCACTTCCGCCGCCTTTGACAAGGGAAGAAGAAGAATTTTTATTACAAAAATTATCTTCGGGAGACTCGGCCATTCGCGCAATGCTCATTGAGCGCAATCTGCGTCTGGTGGTATACATCGCACGCAAATTTGAGAACACAGGAATCAATATTGAGGATCTGGTCTCCATTGGAGCCATCGGACTGATTAAGGCAGTGAATACATTCGACCCGGAAAAGAAAATCAAACTGGCAACATATGCTTCACGTTGTATCGAAAATGAAATTTTGATGTACCTGAGACGTAATAGTAAGATCCGAACTGAAGTTTCTTTTGATGAACCCCTCAACATTGATTGGGACGGAAATGAACTATTATTATCGGATGTACTGGGTACAGAAAACGATACAATCTATCGGAATATTGAAGAGCAGGTAGACCGAAAACTTTTGCACAAGGCACTGGAAAAATTAACGGAGCGTGAGCGAATGATTATGGAGCTTCGTTTTGGCTTGACGGATGGGGAAGAAAAGACACAAAAAGATGTAGCGGATCTACTTGGAATCTCCCAATCCTACATCTCTCGTCTGGAAAAAAGAATCATTAAAAGACTTCGCAAGGAGTTCAATAAAATGGTCTGA